A region of Panicum virgatum strain AP13 chromosome 8N, P.virgatum_v5, whole genome shotgun sequence DNA encodes the following proteins:
- the LOC120685245 gene encoding uncharacterized protein LOC120685245, producing the protein MTDPSVCRLHPGVAVTGFCPACLRDRLAGLQPPSSADLRRCKSFSYARSAAAMEPQRRSCDLFRHQQPIPIVAAVPEELDYYPYQDEAAARPHEQDASSSSRKSLGGLLGRKLQQWRRKSKKEPEMPGRQRHRPSCDADPRSGPVPALAGLPATLLSLSVEEDDDMAPPPVPRSDGQIPVEEDYYYGDGYGNAAAAPGGTAQTRDYYLDSSSSSRRRRSVDRSATSGRNSFSDAYNGGELPASRATAATNANGGNARVSPAIAAERLYHHHHYHHEAQSVLVHHQYCRDDDFSGSFGSARHPRQNPASKQPPSKKGIRGWSIWGLLVHKKSSRKQQQQPEGPFFSSEAAAAGVGEYPWPELRARGYNGQMLRCNSSMSARSSFSGGAAAMVGGSGRRSISGVDMRDVVRDGERRTRRDEVLLERTRSSSSYSRSGRGLDPNIPRRSSSKHELSSMHRRSTLGL; encoded by the coding sequence ATGACGGATCCTTCCGTCTGCCGCCTCCACCcgggcgtcgccgtcaccgGCTTCTGCCCCGCCTGCCTCCGCGAccgcctcgccggcctccaACCGCCCTCCTCCGCCGACCTCCGCCGTTGCAAGTCCTTCTCCTACGCGCGCTCTGCCGCCGCGATGGAGCCGCAGCGCCGTTCCTGCGACCTCTTCCGCCACCAGCAGCCCATCCCCATCGTGGCCGCGGTGCCGGAGGAGCTGGATTATTATCCGTACCAGGACGAGGCGGCCGCGCGGCCCCACGAACAagacgcctcctcctcctccagaaAGTCCTTGGGGGGGCTCCTGGGCAGGAAGCTGCAGCAATGGCGCCGCAAGAGCAAGAAGGAGCCGGAGATGCCCGGCCGGCAGCGCCACCGCCCCTCCTGCGACGCCGACCCCCGGTCGGGACCGGTGCCGGCGCTGGCGGGCCTGCCCGCCACGCTGCTGTCCCTGTCCGTGGAAGAGGACGACGACATGGCACCGCCGCCGGTCCCGCGCTCCGACGGGCAAATCCCCGTGGAGGAAGACTACTACTACGGCGACGGCTACGgcaatgcggcggcggcgcccggcggcacCGCGCAGACGAGGGACTACTACCTGGactcctccagctccagcaggaGGCGCCGAAGCGTGGACCGCTCCGCCACCTCCGGGCGCAACTCATTCTCCGACGCCTACAACGGCGGCGAGCTGCCCGCcagcagggcgacggcggcgacgaatGCCAACGGCGGCAATGCCAGGGTGTCGCCGGCCATCGCTGCAGAGCGGctgtaccaccaccaccactatcATCATGAGGCGCAGAGCGTGCTCGTCCACCACCAGTACTGCAGAGACGACGACTTCTCCGGGAgcttcggctcggctcggcatcCTCGTCAGAATCCGGCGAGCAAGCAGCCGCCTAGCAAGAAGGGGATCAGAGGGTGGAGCATCTGGGGCCTCCTCGTACACAAGAAGAGCAgcaggaagcagcagcagcagcctgagGGGCCATTCTTCTCatcagaagcagcagcagcaggagtcgGAGAGTACCCGTGGCCCGAGCTCCGCGCCAGGGGGTACAACGGGCAGATGCTCCGGTGCAACAGCAGCATGAGCGCCAGAAGCTCcttcagcggcggcgcggcggcgatggtcggcggcagcgggaggaGGAGCATCTCCGGTGTGGACATGCGTGATGTCGTCAGAGATGGcgagaggaggacgaggagggacGAGGTCCTGCTGGAGAGAacgaggtcttcttcttcttactcAAGATCCGGGCGCGGCCTTGATCCCAACATTCCCAGGCGTTCCTCTTCCAAACATGAGTTGAGTTCGATGCACAGGAGGAGCACGCTTGGACTCTAG